One Clupea harengus chromosome 12, Ch_v2.0.2, whole genome shotgun sequence DNA segment encodes these proteins:
- the m17 gene encoding IL-6 subfamily cytokine M17 translates to MRGHGRIAPALGPQSQDNNLCVSLLVLLLVCTCVSRTEGVSCSQTSCCNSLQKTLQLTRLLHRESTALLKTYKANQGEGVELICQAQSEGVPEATVSGQDWAERLMGIHVRLQEFVPHLRHVAEQQADLQPVGSPLLNTLAQVQLRCPHLSGRMHCLLQLLLPNSVLEPPGPTGQPPLPPLNSFQQKAYGCNVLTRFRAFLFNSQRELKALRGVACKRRTEPPSYTIGFHRH, encoded by the exons ATGAGAGGACATGGCAGGATCGCACCCGCCCTGGGTCCCCAGTCTCAGGACAACAACC tgtgtgtgtcactgctggTCTTACTCctggtgtgtacgtgtgtgtcgaGGACTGAGGGTGTGTCGTGTTCCCAGACCTCCTGCTGCAACTCTCTCCAGAAAACCCTACAGCTCACACGCCTCCTGCACCGAGAGTCAACAGCACTGCTCAAGACATAT AAAGCCAATCAGGGCGAGGGGGTGGAGTTAATCTGCCAGGCGCAATCGGAGGGTGTCCCTGAGGCGACAGTGTCGGGTCAGGACTGGGCGGAGCGCCTGATGGGCATTCATGTGAGGCTCCAGGAGTTCGTGCCCCACCTGCGACATGTTGCCGAGCAACAGGCGGACCTGCAGCCGGTCGGCTCCCCACTGCTGAACACACTGGCACAGGTGCAGCTGCGCTGCCCCCACCTGTCCGGGAGGATGCACTgcctcctgcagctgctgctcccAAACAGCGTCCTCGAGCCCCCCGGCCCCACCGGCCAGCCCCCGCTGCCCCCCCTCAACTCCTTCCAGCAGAAGGCGTATGGCTGCAACGTGCTCACCCGCTTCCGCGCCTTCCTCTTCAACAGCCAACGGGAGCTGAAAGCCCTCAGGGGCGTGGCCTGCAAACGACGGACAGAGCCACCCTCTTATACGATTGGGTTCCACAGACACTGA